One region of Seriola aureovittata isolate HTS-2021-v1 ecotype China chromosome 15, ASM2101889v1, whole genome shotgun sequence genomic DNA includes:
- the waif2 gene encoding wnt-activated inhibitory factor 2 produces the protein MREKMWIFYSANNSKRLFSTWNQWCLCYAAVVCLLYSPVRTDDDCPSSCICARDSGTVTCRDGEDTEVPGDIPEWTSTLILKGRNISTLQRGAFMTNGTELEMTTLSLSYNGIQAIEPYAFLGLPRLHLLDLSHNQLESISARAFHGLPELRSLYLNDSILPPAMVQLPYALSTQSLHNLHRLELAGNRLKSIPLMSLDIYNLHALVLVNNSIESIGWENVTNLYQQRRIRVYLSLNPFLCNCELEAFYYWLKNSSQCPDVGLLLCSEPEAKRGIPVEKLRGEDVDCMNENLEAVSYVFLGIVLALIGVVFLMVLYLNRGGIKRWLNNIREACRDQMEVYHYRYEQDSDPRLANVSV, from the coding sequence ATGAGGGAGAAGATGTGGATATTTTACAGTGCCAACAATTCAAAGCGTCTTTTTTCTACTTGGAACCAGTGGTGTTTGTGTTACGCTgcagtggtgtgtttgttgtattcGCCTGTCAGGACGGATGATGATTGCCCGTCGTCCTGCATCTGTGCCAGAGACTCGGGGACGGTGACGTGCCGTGACGGGGAGGACACTGAGGTACCAGGAGACATACCGGAGTGGACGTCCACCTTGATACTCAAGGGGAGAAACATCTCAACTTTACAGCGCGGTGCGTTCATGACCAACGGCACGGAGTTGGAAATGACAACACTCTCCCTGTCCTATAACGGGATACAGGCTATTGAACCTTACGCCTTCCTGGGGCTCCCCCGACTGCATTTGCTGGATTTGAGCCACAATCAGTTGGAGTCTATCTCGGCCAGGGCTTTCCACGGATTACCTGAGCTGCGCTCTCTTTACCTAAATGACTCTATTTTGCCTCCGGCCATGGTACAGCTCCCATATGCGCTCAGCACACAAAGTTTGCACAACCTCCACAGGCTGGAGTTGGCGGGAAACAGACTGAAGTCTATCCCCCTGATGAGCTTAGACATCTATAACCTCCATGCGTTAGTGCTGGTAAATAACTCCATAGAGAGCATTGGGTGGGAAAACGTCACCAATCTGTACCAGCAAAGGCGCATACGCGTCTATTTGTCATTAAACCCGTTTCTGTGCAACTGTGAACTGGAGGCGTTTTACTACTGGCTGAAGAACTCGTCCCAGTGCCCGGATGTGGGGCTTCTCCTGTGCAGCGAGCCGGAGGCCAAGAGGGGGATCCCTGTGGAGAAGCTCCGGGGAGAGGACGTGGATTGTATGAACGAGAACCTCGAGGCGGTTTCATACGTGTTCCTCGGTATAGTGTTGGCTCTGATCGGGGTGGTGTTTCTAATGGTGCTGTATCTCAACCGGGGAGGCATCAAACGGTGGCTCAACAACATCAGAGAGGCGTGCCGAGACCAGATGGAGGTCTACCATTACCGCTACGAGCAGGACTCAGACCCGAGACTGGCCAACGTGTCTGTTTGA